The proteins below are encoded in one region of Lonchura striata isolate bLonStr1 chromosome 1, bLonStr1.mat, whole genome shotgun sequence:
- the LRRC72 gene encoding leucine-rich repeat-containing protein 72: MQHIILTNVLCTVYCQAIEKQWKICGYKSNVDVVALYLARQGLKSIPSLSQFRRLRYLWINNNKIKDLTFLIKNYYLTELYLNNNELTDISGALKHLCSLQILFLHNNELKKLGKTVKELKGMISLQTLNLFQNPLAYDPDYRLYVIYFLPSVQLLDRKLVTQRERESALHLYNPKMAWVMQSIAFGKRVDTSLGTTVGSRCTQPARRPIMPPGHEFGNNTNKVPFEDPEDAILVRAMTRSLMEFSSVDWNKVATCQERWLKNKAEEPLEKLTVQFR, from the exons ATGCAGCATATTATACTGACAAATGTACTGTGTACTGTATACTGTCAGGCAATAGAAAAACAGTGGAAGATTTGTGGCTATAAGAGCAATGTGGATGTCGTAGCACTGTATCTGGCTAGACA AGGACTAAAAAGTATCCCAAGTCTATCACAGTTTCGCAGATTAAGGTATTTGTGGATTAACAACAATAAG ATCAAAGATTTAACCTTCTTGATCAAAAACTATTACTTGACTGAACTCTATCTCAACAATAATGAGCTGACAGATATATCAG gtgCTCTGAAACACTTATGTTCATTACAGATTCTGTTTCTTCACAACAACGAGTTAAAAAAACTTGGCAAAACAGTGAAGGAGTTGAAAGGAATGATAAGCTTGCAGACTCTAA ACCTATTCCAAAACCCTCTGGCATATGATCCAGACTACCGGCTTTATGTGATATACTTCCTTCCTTCAGTTCAGCTCCTTGACAGGAAGT TAGTTACACAAAGAGAAAGGGAGTCAGCACTTCATCTCTATAACCCCAAAATGGCTTGGGTCATGCAGTCAATAGCTTTTGGGAAGAGAGTAGACACATCCCTGGGGACTACGGTGGGATCTAGATGCACTCAACCAGCCAGAAGACCGATAATGCCCCCAG GTCATGAATTTGGAAATAACACAAATAA AGTACCATTTGAGGACCCCGAAGATGCAATTTTGGTACGGGCAATGACAAGATCTCTAATGGAATTTTCCTCTGTGGACTGGAACAAAGTAGCCACTTGTCAAGAAAGATGgcttaaaaacaaagcagaagagCCCCTTGAGAAGCTGACAGTCCAGTTTAGATGA